The Myxococcaceae bacterium JPH2 genome includes a region encoding these proteins:
- a CDS encoding IPT/TIG domain-containing protein — protein MTDVNLGWNLAIGIDPTLVATLIANSTDGAKPVVVPVNASLLLQLDVASTTTSLDTTAGALVLTLPYALLTTRETVLVSGMMSIGVKLANLGFGCVYRDWFLSTTGTAPSAGVPGGVWNLNSYALTLETWVRTEGTGPQTLLSMSNEGLSLGLEDNQLVLTWGDQRCVAPGVPAVMSDGSWHHVAVTLDQELVTFFQDGQPKGTARLSSRQVASGADLSFGATLAGDLALTRIWNVVRAPAQLQQSMNVLVPAQSTPGLVGDWTYANGQFVNLVTGVKGAVKGGAAVISQATLIPADETPQAQTYVWFFDPQNTFTVQVTPDSTYANQLETGVLQYLSQLSMSAKQPSQRDVSASMPTTGAFRLTKDPESDLVLFAMAGNLPPPTDPLPMPVQTSVWLGTTATQNTSLSIDDNCLLTLMIPTMAKVLHVPESALKVSGSPPVMSLAHSVDGKVNGQDIHLTSFKLSVTNGKGLAMSLKGTSHHLVTQASGTVTLELRKKDGVEALYYDIDNPKVSLTPDQDDPLVVSYEASLALGTLLSLVTGIIGAIFMGVVAWKQSQALQKMRDKQGFPKNAPDFQDLTLQGVEFVTGLVLQGQYAPSAPPPPSTVKAMAGSAAPVITDIDPTGGAPGTMVTVTGSGFTGVKEVRIAGARSSYFRCWTDSRIVARVADTATNGPVEVTTPAGTATSTTAFAVTPPPTLSGISQGSGALGQKVVLRGSNLSGATVYFSENILSTCVANDTQVSTQVPGGAVSGPITVVTPSGKATWDAFTVMSNVNPSVAAFDPPAGPEGTEVTVTGSGFTGTTAVSFQDVPAASFTVLSDTSLVASVGLRTNSGPVRVTNTHGSGVSPQPFSVTPAPALTGFSPKQGAAGTLVTVTGHGLLSATNVYIGAPGVSVPFTVLSDTQLTATSPGGTTSGPISADVSSGRVKTDTSFTVLSDAAPRIDGFSPASGGRGTAVTLTGSGFTGTSKVTFGNVPAASFEVSSDTQLIAYVPNKAPSDVLHVSNSRDSTTSSQPFQYVTPPSVSRIKPTTGKAGDTVTIDGTGLASATRVRFGQFSTAEAALQVKGTGDQAQLLVTVPPGAVTGNLLVDTPSGKARSSDKFEVKPQRAPQVTGFSPDSGGAGTQVTLQGSGFTGTTAVSVGKVSVARYEVHSDTELMAVLSSTTVTDALVVTNTLGAGHSSQVFTVPLSVTSFSPGHGVTGAAIQLKGCGFTQVQRVSFGDSAMRASFSVQSDTKLTAYVPAGAVNGPLQVATSDLAVVTSDTFTVESSAKPVIQSLSPTSGPAGTRVTVEGSGFTGVTGVSVDTQPATHVQVLNDTRLTFTVPQGAHSGAVQVKNTLGTDASRTSFTVTASTEPATPRALAS, from the coding sequence ATGACGGATGTGAACCTGGGATGGAATCTCGCGATCGGCATCGACCCGACGCTCGTCGCCACGCTCATCGCCAACTCCACGGACGGAGCCAAGCCCGTGGTGGTGCCCGTGAACGCGTCGCTGCTGTTGCAACTGGATGTCGCGAGCACCACGACCTCGCTCGACACGACCGCGGGAGCGCTGGTGTTGACGCTGCCCTACGCGCTCCTCACCACGCGGGAGACGGTCCTCGTCTCGGGGATGATGTCCATTGGCGTGAAGCTGGCGAACCTCGGCTTCGGGTGTGTCTACCGGGACTGGTTCCTCTCGACGACCGGCACCGCGCCATCGGCGGGCGTGCCGGGCGGAGTCTGGAACTTGAACAGCTACGCCCTCACGTTGGAGACGTGGGTCCGCACGGAGGGCACCGGACCGCAGACGCTGCTGTCCATGAGCAATGAGGGCCTGTCGCTCGGCCTGGAGGACAATCAGCTCGTGCTCACCTGGGGTGACCAGCGCTGCGTCGCGCCGGGAGTCCCCGCGGTGATGAGCGACGGGAGCTGGCACCACGTCGCGGTGACGCTCGACCAGGAGCTCGTCACCTTCTTCCAGGACGGTCAGCCCAAGGGCACCGCGCGCCTGAGCTCGCGGCAGGTGGCCTCCGGCGCCGACCTCTCGTTTGGAGCGACCCTCGCGGGAGACCTCGCGCTCACCCGCATCTGGAACGTCGTCCGCGCGCCCGCGCAGCTCCAGCAGTCCATGAACGTCCTGGTTCCCGCGCAGAGCACGCCCGGCCTCGTGGGCGACTGGACGTATGCCAACGGGCAGTTCGTCAACCTGGTCACCGGAGTGAAGGGGGCGGTGAAGGGCGGGGCCGCGGTCATCTCACAGGCCACCCTCATCCCAGCGGACGAGACGCCGCAGGCGCAGACGTATGTCTGGTTCTTCGACCCGCAGAACACGTTCACCGTGCAGGTGACACCGGACTCCACCTACGCGAACCAGCTCGAGACCGGGGTGCTCCAGTACCTGTCGCAGCTCAGCATGTCCGCGAAGCAGCCGTCTCAGCGCGACGTCTCGGCGTCCATGCCGACCACGGGCGCGTTCCGTCTGACGAAGGACCCCGAGTCCGACCTCGTCCTCTTCGCCATGGCCGGCAACCTCCCGCCGCCCACGGACCCGCTGCCCATGCCCGTGCAGACCAGCGTCTGGCTCGGCACCACCGCCACGCAGAACACCAGCCTCTCCATCGACGACAACTGCCTCTTGACGTTGATGATCCCCACCATGGCCAAGGTGCTGCACGTCCCCGAGTCCGCGCTGAAAGTGTCGGGCTCGCCGCCCGTGATGAGCCTTGCCCACTCGGTGGATGGCAAGGTGAATGGCCAGGACATCCACCTGACGTCCTTCAAGTTGTCCGTCACCAATGGCAAGGGATTGGCGATGTCCTTGAAGGGGACCTCGCATCACCTCGTCACCCAGGCGTCCGGGACCGTCACGCTGGAGCTGAGGAAGAAGGACGGCGTCGAGGCCCTCTACTACGACATCGACAACCCCAAGGTGTCGCTCACGCCGGACCAGGATGATCCGCTGGTGGTGAGCTACGAGGCCAGCCTCGCGCTAGGCACGCTGCTGTCGCTGGTGACGGGCATCATCGGCGCCATCTTCATGGGCGTGGTGGCGTGGAAGCAGTCGCAGGCGCTCCAGAAGATGCGAGACAAGCAGGGCTTCCCCAAGAACGCGCCAGACTTCCAGGACCTCACGCTCCAGGGCGTGGAGTTCGTCACCGGGCTGGTGTTGCAAGGACAGTACGCGCCCTCGGCGCCTCCTCCTCCGAGCACGGTGAAGGCCATGGCTGGCTCCGCCGCGCCCGTCATCACCGACATCGACCCCACCGGAGGAGCGCCCGGGACGATGGTCACCGTGACGGGCTCGGGCTTCACCGGCGTGAAGGAGGTGCGCATCGCGGGAGCACGCTCGTCGTACTTCCGCTGCTGGACGGACAGCCGCATCGTGGCGCGCGTCGCGGATACCGCGACGAATGGGCCCGTCGAGGTGACCACGCCCGCGGGCACCGCCACGTCCACCACCGCGTTCGCCGTCACGCCTCCGCCCACGCTCTCGGGCATCAGCCAGGGCAGCGGCGCGCTGGGCCAGAAGGTGGTGCTCCGAGGCAGCAACCTGTCGGGCGCCACGGTGTACTTCTCCGAGAACATCCTGAGCACCTGCGTGGCCAATGACACACAAGTGTCCACGCAGGTCCCCGGCGGCGCGGTCAGCGGCCCCATCACCGTCGTCACGCCCAGCGGCAAGGCCACCTGGGATGCCTTCACCGTGATGAGCAACGTCAACCCCAGCGTTGCCGCCTTCGACCCGCCCGCGGGGCCCGAAGGCACCGAGGTCACCGTGACCGGCTCCGGCTTCACGGGCACCACGGCGGTGAGCTTCCAGGACGTGCCCGCCGCGTCCTTCACCGTGCTCAGCGACACCTCGCTCGTGGCGAGCGTGGGGCTCCGAACGAACTCCGGACCGGTGCGCGTCACCAACACCCACGGCTCGGGAGTCAGCCCGCAGCCCTTCAGCGTCACGCCCGCGCCGGCGCTCACCGGCTTCTCGCCGAAGCAGGGCGCGGCCGGCACCCTCGTGACGGTGACAGGCCATGGGTTGCTGAGCGCGACGAATGTCTACATCGGCGCGCCGGGGGTCTCGGTTCCCTTCACTGTACTCAGCGACACCCAGCTCACCGCGACCTCACCGGGCGGCACGACGAGCGGCCCCATCAGCGCGGACGTGTCCAGCGGACGAGTCAAGACAGACACGTCCTTCACGGTGCTGAGTGACGCGGCCCCGCGCATCGACGGATTCTCGCCCGCCAGCGGAGGCCGAGGCACGGCCGTCACCCTCACGGGCTCGGGCTTCACGGGCACCTCGAAGGTCACCTTCGGCAACGTACCCGCCGCGTCCTTCGAGGTGTCGAGCGACACGCAGCTCATCGCCTACGTCCCCAACAAGGCGCCCAGCGACGTCCTCCACGTGAGCAACTCGCGAGACAGCACGACGTCCTCGCAGCCCTTCCAGTACGTCACGCCGCCCTCCGTCTCGCGCATCAAGCCCACCACCGGCAAGGCGGGAGACACCGTCACGATTGACGGCACGGGGCTGGCGAGCGCGACGCGCGTGCGCTTCGGGCAGTTCTCCACCGCCGAGGCGGCCCTCCAGGTGAAGGGCACCGGCGACCAGGCCCAGCTCCTCGTCACCGTTCCGCCCGGCGCCGTGACGGGCAACCTCCTCGTCGACACGCCGAGCGGCAAGGCGCGCAGCAGCGACAAGTTCGAGGTGAAGCCCCAGCGCGCGCCCCAGGTCACCGGCTTCTCGCCCGACTCGGGAGGCGCGGGCACGCAGGTCACCCTCCAGGGCAGCGGCTTCACGGGGACGACGGCGGTGAGCGTGGGAAAGGTCTCCGTGGCGCGCTACGAGGTGCACAGCGACACGGAGCTGATGGCGGTGCTCTCCAGCACCACGGTGACGGACGCGCTCGTCGTCACCAACACGCTGGGCGCGGGGCATTCCTCCCAGGTCTTCACCGTGCCCCTGTCCGTCACGAGCTTCTCGCCCGGCCACGGCGTCACGGGCGCGGCCATCCAGCTCAAGGGCTGCGGCTTCACGCAGGTGCAGCGGGTCAGCTTCGGGGACTCGGCCATGCGCGCCAGCTTCAGCGTGCAGAGCGACACGAAGCTCACCGCCTACGTGCCCGCGGGCGCGGTGAACGGGCCGCTCCAGGTGGCCACCAGCGACCTCGCGGTCGTGACGTCGGACACCTTCACGGTGGAGAGCAGCGCCAAGCCGGTCATCCAATCCCTCTCACCCACCTCGGGGCCCGCGGGCACGCGGGTGACCGTGGAGGGCTCGGGCTTCACCGGCGTGACGGGCGTGAGCGTGGACACGCAACCCGCGACGCATGTCCAGGTGCTGAACGACACCCGACTGACGTTCACGGTCCCGCAGGGCGCGCACAGTGGGGCCGTCCAGGTGAAGAACACGCTCGGCACGGACGCCTCGCGCACGAGCTTCACCGTCACGGCGTCCACCGAACCCGCCACCCCGCGGGCCCTGGCCAGCTAG
- a CDS encoding glycosyltransferase family 39 protein — translation MLADAQLSRSEGSTPVGPTVVAPSGRLFIVAALLFTLALVVAVILRAGPLVSLGIWGTPVDYDEGVYSAAAQWLSRGVLPYRDFVFVHPPGWLYPLAALTRLLALEPAGAFAASRVLAVILGVVNSAVVGGLAWRWRGPVAGVFAAAFYAVYPDVVRVERGPFLEPLLNLVCLTGLGLALRARTRKATWLAGAVLGYGIAIKLTGGVFLLAALAVFWGQERHERRLMPHVAVAAAIAWLICVAPVAGAAPVAFLREVFVFQLWRPPDGTSRFLTRLSETLFIGHEVIGVLAIVGVCLALRVWRHDRDARGWGVAFALIVALFLKSSSYWSQYNAFLATVQGVLAGVATATGFNWLVRRSFTGRVWVAVAALSAVTLAAYWGAFSPLAKDDSLDSLRASIASRVAPGECFLPFEPAWGIAANVLPSGDRELPPVVDPYGAMLVGAMSEGRRFSDVTEAFRTPGAQQVIAHHAARCPVIVLGWRGRYQLGEEAVAKVIARRVLMGPQARSAIDAWALKDAATP, via the coding sequence ATGTTGGCCGACGCCCAGTTGTCACGCTCGGAAGGCTCCACGCCCGTTGGGCCCACCGTTGTCGCGCCCTCGGGTCGCCTGTTCATCGTGGCGGCCCTGCTGTTCACCTTGGCGCTCGTCGTGGCCGTGATTCTGCGCGCAGGGCCTTTGGTTTCATTGGGCATCTGGGGCACTCCGGTCGACTACGACGAAGGGGTGTACTCGGCCGCGGCCCAGTGGCTGTCTCGGGGCGTCTTGCCCTATCGCGACTTCGTCTTCGTTCACCCTCCTGGATGGCTGTACCCGCTGGCTGCGCTCACGCGGCTCCTGGCGCTTGAGCCTGCGGGAGCTTTCGCGGCTTCTCGCGTCCTGGCCGTCATCCTTGGCGTGGTGAACTCGGCGGTCGTGGGAGGGCTCGCATGGCGGTGGCGCGGCCCGGTGGCCGGGGTGTTCGCAGCGGCCTTCTATGCGGTGTACCCCGACGTGGTGCGTGTCGAGCGGGGCCCGTTCTTGGAGCCGCTGCTCAATCTCGTTTGCCTCACAGGGCTGGGGCTCGCGCTGCGCGCTCGAACGCGGAAGGCCACGTGGCTCGCGGGGGCTGTTCTGGGCTACGGCATTGCCATCAAGCTGACGGGTGGCGTCTTTCTCCTGGCCGCGTTGGCTGTCTTCTGGGGACAGGAGCGTCATGAGCGACGGCTGATGCCTCATGTCGCCGTGGCCGCTGCCATCGCTTGGTTGATCTGTGTTGCCCCTGTCGCAGGAGCGGCCCCGGTCGCGTTCCTGCGGGAGGTCTTCGTCTTCCAGCTCTGGCGACCCCCCGATGGGACCTCCCGCTTCCTCACGCGGTTGAGTGAGACCCTCTTCATTGGCCACGAGGTCATCGGTGTCTTGGCGATAGTGGGTGTCTGCCTGGCGCTCCGGGTGTGGAGGCATGACCGAGACGCGCGAGGCTGGGGCGTTGCCTTTGCCCTCATCGTCGCGCTGTTCCTGAAGAGTTCCTCCTATTGGAGCCAATACAACGCATTCCTCGCGACCGTGCAGGGCGTCCTGGCCGGCGTCGCGACGGCGACTGGGTTCAACTGGCTCGTACGGCGGTCCTTCACGGGCCGAGTGTGGGTCGCCGTGGCCGCGCTGTCGGCGGTTACCCTTGCTGCGTATTGGGGTGCTTTCAGTCCTCTCGCCAAGGATGACTCACTGGACAGCCTGCGCGCTTCCATCGCGTCGCGCGTGGCTCCTGGTGAGTGCTTCCTCCCGTTCGAGCCTGCTTGGGGCATCGCGGCCAACGTGCTCCCTTCCGGAGACAGGGAGCTGCCTCCGGTGGTGGACCCCTACGGCGCCATGTTGGTGGGCGCGATGAGCGAGGGGCGACGCTTCTCCGACGTCACCGAGGCCTTCCGAACACCCGGAGCCCAACAGGTGATTGCGCATCATGCCGCACGCTGCCCAGTCATCGTGCTGGGCTGGCGTGGTCGCTATCAGCTTGGCGAAGAGGCCGTCGCGAAGGTCATCGCGCGGCGCGTCCTCATGGGTCCGCAGGCGCGTTCCGCCATCGATGCGTGGGCCTTGAAGGACGCAGCGACGCCGTAA
- a CDS encoding response regulator transcription factor translates to MDTQGPILVVEDDPPIAASIVRGLKLAGFQVSLVTDGRLALEAAERERPALVVLDLNLPGLDGFELLQAWQGRLRVPILVLTARQELEARLRSFGLGAVDYLAKPFWMEELLARIKARLRIPDEATRRKRSWADVSIDLDARTVSREDVGLVSFTRNELDVLLYLVERPGRALTREQIAEQALPLNEERDARTVDSHVARIRKKLGPAGASVRTAWGIGYRFEPEDTP, encoded by the coding sequence ATGGACACGCAGGGCCCCATCCTGGTCGTAGAGGACGACCCTCCCATCGCCGCCAGCATCGTGCGCGGACTGAAGCTCGCGGGCTTCCAGGTGTCGCTCGTCACCGACGGGCGCCTCGCCCTGGAGGCCGCGGAGCGCGAGCGCCCTGCCCTGGTGGTACTGGACCTCAACCTGCCGGGCCTGGATGGCTTCGAGCTGCTCCAGGCCTGGCAGGGCCGTCTCCGAGTCCCCATCCTGGTCCTCACCGCGCGACAGGAATTGGAGGCGCGGCTGCGCTCCTTCGGACTCGGCGCGGTGGACTACCTGGCCAAACCGTTCTGGATGGAGGAACTCCTCGCGCGCATCAAGGCGCGGCTGCGCATCCCGGACGAGGCCACCCGGCGCAAGCGAAGCTGGGCGGACGTGAGCATCGACCTGGACGCGCGCACGGTCAGCCGTGAGGACGTGGGGCTGGTGTCCTTCACGCGCAACGAATTGGACGTGCTGCTGTATCTGGTGGAGCGCCCAGGCCGCGCGCTCACCCGGGAGCAGATCGCCGAGCAGGCCTTGCCGCTCAACGAGGAGCGCGACGCGCGGACCGTGGACTCGCATGTGGCGCGCATCCGGAAGAAGCTGGGCCCCGCGGGCGCGAGCGTGCGCACGGCCTGGGGTATCGGCTACCGCTTCGAGCCGGAGGACACACCATGA
- a CDS encoding HAMP domain-containing histidine kinase: MKVWSGLAWRTALASVLLGMLATLATAYFTFHKAIEITTRLSAQVFTDSILQVHGEACRAAPDGWSQVLPQGLTVVAYDARRVLTQPSSLPAPAESLVQKMREGDPRPFEVYFPLREDGHNAPWAGALLIRVADAGPCSLLEYHWPRLVDRAQGLRRLLLAALTFTTLAAALSTAFVIYPLLRRLRRLHSSTGAIGSTAYHSTRDTSSDELGDLSRVLDAAHARVRSDAERIEAQKHALERFLSDVAHDLKTPIASLQLALELATTAPATELSPLLVRGIEDTVYLAALVDNLRLACQLGEGVDPLEGEPRAELGMLVERVVRRLGLLARRKDVAMDAAHPDTPLWVRCHPTMLEQAVSNLLHNAVAHGDPGGHVVALLEPVGTERFRLTVLDDGPGVPPEDLSRLGERLFRASEARQRDPRGSGLGVAIVRELCLRAGLELSFSVNEPRGLRVVIEGPRAAP, from the coding sequence ATGAAGGTGTGGAGCGGGCTGGCGTGGCGCACCGCGCTCGCATCGGTGCTGCTGGGGATGCTCGCCACGCTCGCCACGGCGTACTTCACCTTCCACAAGGCGATTGAAATCACGACGCGGCTGAGCGCCCAGGTCTTCACCGACAGCATCCTGCAGGTGCATGGCGAGGCCTGCCGCGCCGCACCTGATGGCTGGAGTCAGGTCCTGCCCCAAGGCCTCACGGTGGTCGCCTATGACGCGCGCCGAGTGCTCACCCAGCCGAGCTCCCTGCCCGCCCCCGCCGAGTCGCTCGTGCAGAAGATGCGAGAGGGCGACCCGCGACCTTTCGAGGTCTACTTCCCGCTCCGCGAAGATGGCCACAATGCGCCCTGGGCGGGCGCGCTGCTGATCCGCGTGGCGGATGCGGGGCCGTGCAGCCTCCTGGAGTACCACTGGCCGCGCCTCGTCGATCGCGCGCAGGGGCTGAGGCGTCTGCTGCTCGCGGCGCTCACCTTCACGACGCTGGCCGCGGCGCTGTCCACCGCCTTCGTCATCTACCCGCTGCTGCGCCGACTGCGGCGCCTGCACAGCTCCACGGGCGCCATTGGCAGCACGGCGTATCACTCCACCCGCGACACCTCCTCGGACGAGCTGGGGGACTTGTCTCGCGTGCTGGACGCGGCCCACGCGCGGGTGCGCTCGGATGCCGAGCGCATCGAGGCGCAGAAGCACGCGCTGGAGCGCTTCCTCTCCGATGTGGCGCACGACCTCAAGACGCCCATCGCCTCGCTCCAGCTCGCGCTGGAGCTGGCCACCACCGCGCCGGCCACGGAGCTGTCGCCCCTGTTGGTGCGTGGCATCGAGGACACCGTGTACCTGGCGGCGCTCGTGGACAACTTGAGGCTCGCGTGTCAGCTCGGCGAGGGCGTGGATCCGCTGGAGGGCGAGCCTCGCGCGGAGCTGGGCATGTTGGTGGAGCGCGTGGTGCGGCGTCTGGGATTGCTGGCCCGCCGCAAGGACGTGGCCATGGACGCGGCCCATCCGGACACCCCGCTGTGGGTGCGTTGTCATCCCACGATGCTGGAGCAGGCGGTCAGCAACCTGCTCCACAACGCCGTGGCGCATGGAGACCCGGGAGGGCACGTGGTGGCGCTGTTGGAGCCCGTGGGCACCGAGCGCTTCCGGCTCACCGTGCTGGACGACGGCCCGGGAGTGCCCCCCGAGGACCTGAGCCGCCTGGGCGAGCGCCTCTTCCGAGCCAGCGAAGCCCGTCAAAGAGACCCGCGAGGCAGCGGCCTGGGAGTGGCCATCGTCCGCGAGCTGTGCCTGCGCGCCGGCCTGGAGCTCTCCTTCTCCGTCAACGAGCCCCGAGGACTCCGAGTCGTCATCGAAGGCCCCCGCGCCGCGCCTTGA
- a CDS encoding NADP-dependent oxidoreductase, which translates to MSSNPALNRRIVLASRPRGQPTPRDFRLEETAIPTPGEGEVLMRTLSLSLDPYMRNLMDEVGPGYAPPVQVGALMVGGTVNRIIKSRNPKFREGELVLGNAGWQDYAVSGGQDLLSLGEMARPSLALGGLGMPGFTAYVGLLDIGQPKPGETVVVAAATGAVGSVVGQIAKLKGARVVGIVGGEDKRRFAVEELGFDVCLDRKDSRLAERLAEACPKGIDVYFENVGGAVFDAVLPLLNIGARVPVCGFISHYNEENLPSGPNRMPLLLATVLQKRIRMQGFIILDHYADRFEAFRRDMGAWVDAGQVKLREDRVDGLENAPTAFIGLLEGRNFGKLVVDVTQG; encoded by the coding sequence ATGTCGTCCAACCCCGCCCTCAATCGCCGCATCGTCCTCGCCTCCCGCCCGCGAGGACAACCCACTCCACGGGACTTCCGCCTCGAAGAGACCGCCATCCCGACTCCGGGCGAAGGGGAGGTGCTGATGCGCACGCTGTCCCTCTCGCTCGACCCGTACATGCGCAACCTGATGGACGAGGTGGGCCCGGGTTACGCGCCGCCGGTTCAGGTGGGCGCACTCATGGTGGGCGGCACGGTCAATCGGATCATCAAGTCCCGGAACCCGAAGTTCCGTGAGGGCGAGCTGGTGCTCGGCAATGCGGGCTGGCAGGACTACGCGGTGTCGGGGGGACAGGACCTGCTCTCGCTCGGCGAGATGGCGCGGCCCTCTCTGGCGCTGGGCGGACTGGGCATGCCGGGGTTCACCGCCTATGTCGGCCTGCTCGATATCGGGCAGCCCAAGCCGGGAGAGACGGTGGTCGTGGCCGCGGCGACCGGCGCGGTCGGTAGCGTGGTCGGACAGATCGCCAAGCTGAAGGGGGCGCGTGTGGTCGGCATCGTGGGCGGCGAGGACAAGCGCCGCTTCGCGGTCGAGGAACTCGGCTTCGATGTCTGCCTGGACCGGAAGGATTCACGACTGGCCGAGCGTCTCGCCGAGGCCTGCCCGAAAGGCATCGACGTCTACTTCGAGAACGTCGGTGGCGCCGTGTTCGATGCCGTGCTGCCCTTGCTCAACATCGGGGCGCGCGTGCCGGTCTGCGGGTTCATCTCGCACTACAACGAAGAAAACCTGCCGTCCGGACCGAACCGGATGCCGCTGCTGCTGGCCACCGTGCTGCAGAAGCGCATCCGCATGCAGGGCTTCATCATCCTCGACCACTACGCCGACCGCTTCGAGGCCTTCCGCCGCGACATGGGCGCGTGGGTCGACGCGGGACAGGTCAAGCTGCGCGAAGACCGAGTCGATGGCCTGGAGAACGCGCCGACGGCGTTCATCGGCCTGCTCGAGGGGCGCAACTTCGGCAAGCTCGTGGTGGACGTCACCCAGGGCTGA